One genomic window of Dunckerocampus dactyliophorus isolate RoL2022-P2 chromosome 7, RoL_Ddac_1.1, whole genome shotgun sequence includes the following:
- the zbtb7b gene encoding zinc finger and BTB domain-containing protein 7B has translation MSPGEDGLIGIPFPEHSSELLSHLNDQRRTGLLCDLTLTSRGARYPTHRSVMAAVSLYFRRLFGAEEGGGEGGGGFSVCQLDCVAPDALDALLEFAYTATLTIPSSGMRDVLRGAQLLGIQCVADACRDILGEKEEPSEEREEQRNQNTAAPRRLEGEPDGEHGSRRKTDRRKVKKIGSDDTTPPTASPVSYPSPLSESHRSLPPTQPPSPEQEELLFRWKQNGDPRAVRGPVRGATLNGGYLHWPVAHAPPVPPLEDKLSEDDDMDGFGNESTLMESTSTTSVAERGGRGVGTAAAAVGGGRKRKSQTPQQCPVCQKIIHGAGKLPRHMRTHTGEKPFQCSACGVRFTRNDKLKIHMRKHTGERPYSCPHCSARFLHSYDLKNHLSLHSGSRPFECLLCHKAFAREDHLQRHRKGHSCLEMRTRRPRRGPEHGEECGADGEVRHPEPPRAHSSAFLPPTMLEGGMFQRDADRERSLALQALAQLSPHRFASYQGLLLREADPKNSGGAHSLAAQRNRWPQEAGEKMGEEEAEEEE, from the exons ATGTCTCCAGGCGAGGACGGTCTGATTGGGATCCCGTTCCCGGAGCACAGCAGCGAGCTCTTGTCCCACCTCAATGACCAGAGGAGGACGGGGCTCCTGTGTGACCTCACGCTGACCTCCCGCGGGGCACGCTACCCGACTCACCGCTCTGTCATGGCCGCCGTCAGCCTCTACTTCCGCCGGCTCTTCGGTGCAGAGGAGGGCGGCGGCGAGGGCGGCGGTGGTTTCAGCGTGTGCCAGCTGGACTGCGTGGCGCCCGACGCCCTGGACGCCCTGCTGGAGTTCGCCTACACGGCCACCCTGACCATCCCCAGCTCGGGCATGAGGGATGTCCTGCGAGGGGCGCAGCTTCTGGGCATCCAGTGCGTGGCTGACGCATGCAGGGACATCCTGGGGGAGAAGGAGGAGCCAAGTGAGGAGAGGGAGGAGCAGAGGAACCAAAACACGGCTGCTCCTAGGAGGCTTGAGGGTGAGCCGGATGGAGAGCACGGATCCCGAAGAAAGACGGACAGAAGGAAGGTGAAAAAGATCGGCTCAGATGACACCACTCCGCCGACTGCTTCTCCCGTCTCGTACCCTTCGCCTCTATCTGAGAGCCACCGCTCGCTGCCCCCAACCCAGCCCCCCAGCCCTGAACAAGAGGAGCTCCTCTTCAGGTGGAAGCAGAATGGAGATCCCAGAGCGGTCAGAGGACCAGTGAGGGGGGCCACACTAAACGGAGGATACCTACATTGGCCGGTAGCACACGCACCTCCCGTCCCGCCCCTCGAGGACAAGTTGTCCGAGGACGACGACATGGACGGCTTTGGCAACGAATCCACGCTGATGGAAAGCACCTCCACGACCTCCGTGGCCGagcgaggaggaagaggagtcgggacggcggcggcggcagtgGGAGGAGGTAGGAAGAGGAAGTCTCAAACACCCCAGCAGTGCCCCGTCTGTCAGAAGATCATCCACGGAGCGGGAAAACTGCCTCGCCACATGAGgacgcacacaggagagaagCCCTTCCAATGCTCCGCCTGCGGGGTTCGCTTCACCAG GAATGACAAGTTGAAGATCCACATGAGGAAGCACACAGGCGAGCGCCCCTACTCGTGTCCTCACTGCTCCGCCCGCTTCCTCCACTCGTACGACCTGAAGAACCACTTGTCCCTGCACAGCGGGTCACGGCCCTTCGAGTGCCTGCTCTGCCACAAGGCCTTCGCCCGGGAGGACCACCTCCAGCGCCATCGCAAGGGACACAGCTGCCTGGAGATGCGCACCCGCCGGCCCAGACGAGGGCCCGAGCACGGGGAGGAGTGCGGGGCGGACGGTGAAGTGCGGCACCCGGAGCCCCCGCGGGCCCACTCCTCGGCCTTCCTCCCGCCCACCATGCTGGAGGGCGGCATGTTCCAGCGGGATGCCGACAGGGAGCGCTCGCTCGCCCTTCAGGCTCTGGCCCAGCTCAGCCCGCACAGGTTTGCCAGCTACCAGGGGCTGCTTCTGCGAGAGGCGGACCCCAAGAATTCAGGGGGAGCCCACTCGCTTGCTGCGCAGCGTAACCGCTGGCCGCAGGAAGCGGGGGAGAAGATGGGTGAGGAGGAAGCGGAGGAGGAAGAatag
- the LOC129184939 gene encoding NADH dehydrogenase [ubiquinone] flavoprotein 1, mitochondrial-like — MLRSRMLWMTVRCHVTPGVTYCTAAQPQKVKKTKFGPLNDEDRIFTNLYGRHDWRLKGALSRGDWYKTKEILLKGVDWILNEVKTSGLRGRGGAGFPSGMKWSFMNKPSDGRPKYLVVNADEGEPGTCKDREIMRHDPHKLLEGCLVAGRAMGARAAYIYIRGEFYNESSNVQVAINEAYQAGLIGKNACGSGYDFDVFVMRGAGAYICGEETALIESLEGKQGKPRLKPPFPADTGVFGCPTTVSNVETVAVAPAICRRGGAWFASFGRERNSGTKLFNISGHVNTPCTVEEEMSIPLRELIERHAGGVRGGWDNLLGVIPGGSSTPVIPRHVCDDVLMDFDDLVRAESALGTAAIIVMDKSTDVVRAIARLIEFYKHESCGQCTPCREGVDWMDKMMWRFVRGEAAVSEIDMIWELSKQIEGHTICALGDGAAWPVQGLIRHFRPVMEGRIAEYNEKNTPREPDIEMI; from the exons ATGCTGAGGTCCCGGATGTTGTGGATGACTGTGAGGTGTCACGTGACTCCTGGTGTCACTTACTGTACTGCTGCTCAGCCACAG AAGGTGAAAAAGACCAAGTTTGGTCCTCTGAATGACGAGGATCGAATATTTACGAACCTGTACGGCCGACACGACTGGAG GCTGAAAGGAGCACTGAGTCGAGGCGACTGGTACAAGACCAAAGAGATCCTCCTGAAGGGAGTGGACTGGATCCTGAATGAGGTGAAGACCTCCGGCCTGAGGGGCAGAGGGGGAGCAGGATTCCCCAGCGGCATGAAGTGGAGCTTCATGAACAAACCCAGCGATGGCAG GCCGAAATACCTGGTGGTGAACGCAGACGAGGGGGAGCCGGGCACGTGTAAAGACCGTGAGATCATGCGTCATGACCCACACAAGCTGCTGGAGGGCTGCCTGGTGGCTGGGAGAGCGATGGGCGCTCGTGCTGCTTACATCTACATCAGGGGAGAGTTCTACAACGAGTCCTCCAACGTGCAG GTGGCCATCAATGAGGCCTACCAAGCCGGGCTGATTGGAAAGAACGCCTGTGGCTCAGGTTACGACTTTGACGTGTTTGTGATGCGCGGGGCTGGCGCTTACATCTGTGGAGAAGAGACCGCTCTCATCGAGTCTCTTGAGGGCAAACAAGGAAAACCCAGACTCAAGCCTCCGTTTCCTGCAGACACAG GGGTGTTTGGATGCCCCACCACGGTTTCCAATGTGGAGACGGTCGCCGTGGCGCCTGCAATCTGCCGCAGGGGCGGAGCTTGGTTTGCCAGCTTTGGGAGGGAAAGGAACTCTGGAACCAAGCTGTTCAACATCTCGGGCCACGTCAACACGCCGTGTACCGTGGAGGAAGAGATGTCCATTCCCTTGAGGGAGCTGATAGAGAGGCAcgcag GAGGAGTGAGGGGCGGCTGGGACAATCTATTAGGGGTCATCCCGGGGGGGTCTTCCACTCCCGTCATCCCCCGTCATGTGTGCGACGACGTGTTGATGGATTTTGATGATCTGGTGCGTGCAGAAAGCGCACTTGGCACGGCCGCCATCATCGTCATGGATAAATCG ACTGATGTGGTTCGAGCCATTGCACGTCTGATTGAGTTCTACAAGCATGAGAGCTGTGGCCAGTGCACACCTTGCAGAGAGG GAGTGGACTGGATGGACAAAATGATGTGGAGGTTTGTCAGAGGAGAGGCTGCAGTCTCAGAGATAGACATGATCTGGGAGCTGAGCAAGCAGATCGAGGGACACACCATCTGCGCTCTGGGGGACGGAGCTGCTTGGCCTGTGCAG GGACTGATACGTCATTTCCGTCCAGTCATGGAGGGTCGCATCGCTGAGTATAACGAGAAAAACACTCCACGAGAGCCTGACATCGAGATGATCTAA